The genomic DNA GGGGAGAATTTTCCCCCTTCTTTCTATCCTTTGTAGGTAGACATATTTAGGAGCTTATAAAGAGGACAGTATCTAACAGCTGAAGTAAACACTAAAATAAACCCTATTATGTGTAGAATTACACCCCAGGCAGTGCCAGAGACTATACCCCATTTTGTAAAATGAGGAAGAAGCATCCCAACGATTACCCTTATGATGGCATCAGTTTTCCCAACGTTCATAATCTCCCCCCTTTTTATTTTTGATTTAATATTATATAATAATTATGTATTAAAATAAATACTTTAGGAGGTGTTTTTTATGGCGACCAATAAAACTATAAAAGTAAGCACAAATTGGGCTGGAAACTTTCTTGTAGAAGCAAAGGTAAGGGAGCATACTGTTTTAGTAGATCAGCCAGAAGCATCTGGTGGACAAAATAAAGGACCAACCCCATTAGAATATCTTTTTGTTTCTCTTGGTTCATGTGTTGTTACTATTGGATTAATTGTGGCAAAGCAGAAGAGATTAAATATAACAGGGCTTTCTGCTGAAGTAGAAGGAGATATAAACTACGATGTTTTACTTGGAAAAGAGAAAGAGCCAAGGGCAGGTTTTTATGCAGTTAGAGTAAGGGTAAAAGTAGAAGGTGATCTAACAAAGGAAGAGAAAGAAGCCTTTATAAAAGAAGTAGAGTCCAGATGTCCTATTGCAGATAACCTTTTGAATACAACTCCTATTGAGGTTACTGTAGAATAATTTATCTATGAAAGAGCTTCTCATTCTTCAAAGAAATGAATTAACAGAACATTATATATACAAGAAGTTAGCAAGCAAAATAAAGGATAGTCATAACAAAGAGATTCTAAATAGACTATCTAAGGAAGAATTAGGTCATTATGAAAGATTAAAAGAGATTACAAAAACTGAAGTACAGATAAACAGGCTAAAATACTTCTTCTACTTGATCGTCATAAAAATATTTGGGTTTACTTTTGGACTAAAATTGATGGAAAAGGGAGAAAAATTAGCCCAAAAAAGATATGAGAATATTTTAAACCTTTCTCCCCAGGTAAAAGACATTGTATTTGACGAAAAAGAGCATGAAGAAGAGATACTAAGTATATTAGATGAAGAGAGATTAAAATATGTAGGGTCTATGGTTTTAGGGCTAAGTGATGCTTTAGTAGAGCTTACAGGGGTCTTAGCAGGACTTACCTTCTCCTTGAGAAATACTCAGCTTATTGCTCTCTCAGGGCTTATAACAGGGATCTCTGCATCTCTTTCCATGGCAGGCTCCGAATATCTATCCACAAAATCAGAAGGAAAAGAGAAAAATCCAACTTTTGCAGCCATAATAACAGGCATAACCTATGTTTTGGCGGTATTTTGCCTAATTCTTCCCTACTTTTTATTCAAACACTATGCTATCTCCTTTCTATTTAGCATAATATTTGCAGTACTTCTTGTATTTATCTTTACCTTTTACATCTCTATTGCCCAAGACCTTGAATTTAGAAAGAGATTTTTTGAAATGATTTTCATCATATTTTTGGTATCCACTATAACTTTTCTCATTGGAAACCTCGTTAAAACCTTTTTGGGAGTAAAGGTGGATTGATTGGTAACGCGTGACGGGTGACGAGTGACGCGTAATGGGTGACAATTAGGGAGCAGGGAGAAAAGCCCTGCTCTTTTTTTTATGTTTTTCTAAAACCTTTTATAATATTAAAAAATATTTGAAAAAATGATATAATATAATAAAATTTCCGATATGGGGGTGTAGAAGATGATTAAAATTAAAATTTTTATTTCCCTTTTAGTACTTATCTTTCTAATTTCAGGATGTTCTCCACAGCAACCTATACAGCCACAACAACCTAACTCTTGGCCAAAAACTTTTGGCGGACCTAATGATGATGTGGCATATTCTATTAAGAAGACAAGCGATGGTGGATACATTGTGGCTGGATATACAGAGTCTTTTGGAATGGGAGGAAAAGATGTATATATTTTAAAGCTTGATGCAAATGAGAATTTAATTTGGCAAAAAACTTTTGGTGGAAGCGATGATGAGTGGGCAAATGCTATTCAAAGAACAAGCGATGGTGGATATATTGTCGCTGGAACTAAACTTGTCCCAAAAGGAGGGATTAAATATGATTACGATATATACATTTTAAAGCTTAAATCAAACGGGGATTTAGATTGGGAAAAAACTTTTGGCGAAGAAGGCACTGATGAGAAAGCATTCTCTATTATAGAGACAGCCAATGGATACATCGTTGCTGGGTCTAAAGGAGGAGATGCGTATATTTTAAAACTTAATACAAACGGAAATTATGTCTGGGATAAAACTTTTGGTGGATATGAT from Dictyoglomus sp. NZ13-RE01 includes the following:
- a CDS encoding osmotically inducible protein C — protein: MATNKTIKVSTNWAGNFLVEAKVREHTVLVDQPEASGGQNKGPTPLEYLFVSLGSCVVTIGLIVAKQKRLNITGLSAEVEGDINYDVLLGKEKEPRAGFYAVRVRVKVEGDLTKEEKEAFIKEVESRCPIADNLLNTTPIEVTVE
- a CDS encoding rubrerythrin family protein: MKELLILQRNELTEHYIYKKLASKIKDSHNKEILNRLSKEELGHYERLKEITKTEVQINRLKYFFYLIVIKIFGFTFGLKLMEKGEKLAQKRYENILNLSPQVKDIVFDEKEHEEEILSILDEERLKYVGSMVLGLSDALVELTGVLAGLTFSLRNTQLIALSGLITGISASLSMAGSEYLSTKSEGKEKNPTFAAIITGITYVLAVFCLILPYFLFKHYAISFLFSIIFAVLLVFIFTFYISIAQDLEFRKRFFEMIFIIFLVSTITFLIGNLVKTFLGVKVD